The following proteins are encoded in a genomic region of Protaetiibacter sp. SSC-01:
- a CDS encoding LacI family DNA-binding transcriptional regulator, with protein MVVSIRDVAREAGVSVGTVSNVLNKPDEVSADSIARVQTAIEKLGYVRNDAARRLRAGVSSTVGFIVLDGRNPFINEVVRGAEDEASRHGIAILVGNTDEDPAREEMYLDLFAEQQVRGVLISPYGDITRRLQRLREREVPVVLVDRMNPEGRFSAVATDSVAGGRMAVEHLLAQRRRRLAFVGGPFDMRQVRDRLDGARWAVDESGTGATLEVITTSALSVEEGVAAGRRLMERPPAQRPDAVFAGNDLVALGLLQSLAEGGSLLVPDRIALIGFDDISFAAAAAVPISSMRQPARAIGQTALRILLEEAGDPALIPRQTVFRPELVVRASTR; from the coding sequence ATGGTCGTGAGCATCCGCGACGTCGCGCGCGAGGCCGGCGTCTCGGTGGGCACCGTGTCGAACGTCCTCAACAAGCCCGACGAGGTGTCCGCCGACTCGATCGCGCGGGTGCAGACGGCGATCGAGAAGCTCGGCTACGTGCGCAACGACGCTGCGCGCCGGCTCCGCGCGGGCGTGAGCTCGACCGTCGGCTTCATCGTGCTCGACGGGCGCAACCCCTTCATCAACGAGGTCGTGCGCGGTGCCGAGGATGAGGCGTCGCGGCACGGCATCGCGATCCTCGTCGGCAACACGGATGAGGACCCGGCTCGCGAGGAGATGTACCTCGACCTCTTCGCCGAGCAGCAGGTGCGCGGCGTGCTCATCTCGCCGTACGGCGACATCACGCGCCGGCTGCAACGGCTGCGCGAGCGCGAGGTGCCCGTCGTGCTCGTCGACCGCATGAACCCCGAGGGGCGGTTCAGCGCCGTCGCCACCGACTCGGTCGCGGGAGGGCGGATGGCGGTCGAGCACCTGCTCGCGCAGCGCCGCCGCCGGCTCGCCTTCGTGGGTGGCCCCTTCGACATGCGCCAGGTGCGCGACCGGCTCGACGGCGCTCGGTGGGCCGTCGACGAGTCGGGCACCGGGGCGACCCTCGAGGTCATCACGACATCCGCTCTCTCGGTCGAGGAGGGGGTCGCTGCGGGCCGGCGCCTCATGGAGCGACCGCCCGCGCAGCGCCCGGATGCCGTGTTCGCCGGCAACGACCTCGTCGCGCTCGGCCTGCTGCAGTCGCTCGCGGAGGGCGGCTCGCTGCTCGTGCCCGACCGCATCGCGCTCATCGGCTTCGACGACATCTCGTTCGCGGCGGCGGCGGCCGTGCCGATCTCGTCGATGCGGCAACCGGCGCGCGCGATCGGACAGACGGCCCTGCGCATCCTGCTCGAGGAGGCGGGCGACCCCGCCCTCATCCCACGGCAGACGGTCTTCCGCCCCGAGCTCGTGGTGCGCGCCTCCACCCGCTGA
- a CDS encoding phosphoenolpyruvate carboxykinase (GTP), whose amino-acid sequence MAASPTPVAPVRSLDEWVAEHVELLQPDRVVWIDGSRAQLDGLLREMVDEGRILRLNAELRPYSFLARSDPDDVARVESRTFICSEREEDAGPTNNWREPEAMRAELRELFAGAMRGRTLYVLPFSMGPVGGALSRYGVQLTDSAYVVASMSIMTRVGDAVLDRIRAGARWVPALHSVGAPLEEGQEDVAWPSNPVKYICHFPETREIVSFGSAYGGNAILAKKSFALRIASAMARDEGWLAEHMLLLRVTDPRGRRFHIAAAFPSACGKTNFAMLRSSLPGWEIETLGDDIAWLAPGSDGRLRAINPEAGFFGVAPGTGPGTNPTAIDTLWGNTIFTNVALRPDGDVWWEGLTSTPPEGLVDWRGEPWTPESGRPAAHPNSRFTVRAAQCPSIAPDWDDPNGVPIDAIIFGGRRATNVPLVVEARDWEHGVFLGATIASERTAAAEGELGELRRDPFAMLPFCGYNMGDYFQHWLEVGQRLRRTGGVPAVYQVNWFRKGPEGEWLWPGFGENGRVLAWIIERIAGEAAASDTPLGKVPSIGGIDYRAAGVSDEAWQELFRIDEKALLAEADDTEAFLEQFGDRLPDAIRRQLCGLRERLGATTAKKAVA is encoded by the coding sequence ATGGCTGCGTCGCCCACGCCCGTCGCCCCCGTCCGCTCGCTCGACGAGTGGGTCGCCGAACACGTCGAACTGCTGCAGCCCGACCGCGTCGTCTGGATCGACGGCTCGCGCGCGCAGCTCGACGGCCTCCTGCGCGAGATGGTCGACGAGGGGCGCATCCTGCGCCTCAACGCCGAGCTGCGCCCCTACAGCTTCCTCGCCCGCTCCGACCCTGACGACGTCGCGCGCGTCGAGTCGCGCACCTTCATCTGCTCGGAGCGCGAAGAGGATGCCGGGCCCACCAACAACTGGCGCGAGCCCGAGGCCATGCGCGCCGAGCTGCGCGAGCTCTTCGCGGGCGCCATGCGCGGGCGCACCCTCTACGTGCTGCCGTTCTCGATGGGGCCTGTCGGCGGCGCCCTGTCGCGCTACGGCGTGCAGCTGACCGACTCGGCGTACGTCGTCGCGTCGATGTCGATCATGACGCGCGTGGGCGACGCCGTGCTCGACCGCATCCGCGCCGGCGCCCGCTGGGTGCCCGCGTTGCACTCGGTCGGCGCGCCCCTCGAGGAGGGGCAGGAGGACGTGGCCTGGCCCTCCAACCCGGTCAAGTACATCTGCCACTTCCCCGAGACCCGCGAGATCGTGTCGTTCGGCTCGGCGTACGGCGGCAACGCGATCCTCGCCAAGAAGTCGTTCGCGCTGCGCATCGCATCCGCCATGGCGCGCGACGAGGGATGGCTCGCCGAGCACATGCTGCTGCTGCGCGTCACCGACCCGCGCGGACGCCGCTTCCACATCGCCGCGGCGTTCCCCTCGGCGTGCGGCAAGACCAACTTCGCGATGCTGCGCTCGAGCCTGCCCGGGTGGGAGATCGAGACGCTCGGCGACGACATCGCGTGGCTCGCGCCCGGCTCCGACGGCCGCCTGCGCGCCATCAACCCCGAAGCGGGCTTCTTCGGGGTCGCGCCCGGCACGGGCCCCGGCACCAACCCGACCGCGATCGACACCCTGTGGGGCAACACGATCTTCACGAACGTCGCGCTGCGCCCCGACGGCGACGTGTGGTGGGAGGGCCTCACCTCCACCCCGCCCGAGGGCCTCGTCGACTGGCGCGGCGAGCCGTGGACGCCCGAGAGCGGCCGACCCGCCGCCCACCCCAACTCGCGCTTCACCGTGCGGGCCGCGCAGTGCCCGTCCATCGCGCCCGACTGGGACGACCCGAACGGCGTGCCCATCGACGCGATCATCTTCGGCGGGCGGCGCGCCACGAACGTGCCGCTCGTCGTGGAGGCGCGCGACTGGGAGCACGGCGTCTTCCTCGGGGCGACCATCGCATCCGAGCGCACCGCCGCGGCCGAGGGCGAGCTCGGCGAGCTGCGCCGCGACCCCTTCGCGATGCTGCCGTTCTGCGGCTACAACATGGGCGACTACTTCCAGCACTGGCTCGAGGTCGGCCAGCGCCTGCGCCGCACGGGCGGTGTGCCCGCCGTGTACCAGGTCAACTGGTTCCGCAAGGGCCCGGAGGGCGAGTGGCTGTGGCCCGGCTTCGGCGAGAACGGCCGCGTGCTCGCGTGGATCATCGAGCGCATCGCGGGCGAGGCCGCCGCATCCGACACCCCGCTCGGCAAGGTGCCCTCGATCGGCGGCATCGACTACCGCGCCGCGGGCGTGAGCGACGAGGCGTGGCAGGAGCTGTTCCGCATCGACGAGAAGGCGCTGCTCGCCGAGGCCGACGACACCGAGGCGTTCCTCGAGCAGTTCGGAGACCGGCTGCCGGATGCGATCCGCCGCCAGCTGTGCGGCCTGCGCGAGCGGCTCGGAGCGACGACGGCGAAGAAGGCGGTCGCGTGA
- the rhaI gene encoding L-rhamnose isomerase: MTDLTAIAPLLDEQAIELPSWAFGNSGTRFKVFAQPGVPRDPYEKISDAAQVHRHTGLAPTVALHIPWDKVDDYTDLSLHAEENNVALGTINSNTFQDDVYKLGSLTHSDPAIRQKAIDHHYECIDIMNATGSRDLKIWLADGTNYPGQDDIRGRQDRLADSLAKIYERIGDEQRLVLEYKFFEPAFYHTDVPDWGTAYAQVAALGDRAVVCLDTGHHAPGTNIEFIVMQLLRLGKLGSFDFNSRFYADDDLIVGAADPFQLFRIIFEVVRGGGYGRDSDVAFMLDQCHNIEDKIPGQIRSVLNVQEMTARALLVDREALAAAQAAGDVLAANGILMDAFYTDVRPGLAAYREAKGLAGDPMAAYAASGYAQSIIDGRQGGAQAGWGA, encoded by the coding sequence ATGACCGACCTCACCGCGATCGCGCCCCTCCTCGACGAGCAGGCCATCGAGCTCCCGTCCTGGGCCTTCGGCAACTCCGGCACCCGCTTCAAGGTGTTCGCGCAGCCCGGCGTGCCGCGCGACCCCTACGAGAAGATCTCCGACGCCGCGCAGGTGCACCGCCACACGGGCCTCGCGCCGACCGTCGCGCTGCACATCCCGTGGGACAAGGTCGACGACTACACCGACCTCTCCCTCCACGCCGAGGAGAACAACGTCGCGCTCGGCACCATCAACTCCAACACCTTCCAGGACGACGTCTACAAGCTGGGCTCGCTCACCCACAGCGACCCCGCCATCCGTCAGAAGGCCATCGATCACCACTACGAGTGCATCGACATCATGAACGCGACCGGCAGCCGCGACCTCAAGATCTGGCTCGCCGACGGCACCAACTACCCGGGCCAGGACGACATCCGCGGCCGCCAGGACCGCCTCGCCGACTCGCTCGCGAAGATCTACGAGCGGATCGGCGACGAGCAGCGCCTCGTGCTCGAGTACAAGTTCTTCGAGCCGGCGTTCTACCACACCGACGTGCCGGACTGGGGAACCGCCTACGCCCAGGTCGCCGCGCTCGGCGACCGCGCCGTCGTGTGCCTCGACACGGGCCACCACGCACCCGGCACCAACATCGAGTTCATCGTCATGCAGCTGCTGCGCCTCGGCAAGCTCGGCTCGTTCGACTTCAACTCGCGCTTCTACGCGGATGACGACCTCATCGTGGGGGCGGCCGACCCGTTCCAGCTCTTCCGCATCATCTTCGAGGTCGTGCGCGGCGGCGGCTACGGCCGCGACTCCGACGTCGCGTTCATGCTCGACCAGTGCCACAACATCGAGGACAAGATCCCCGGTCAGATCCGCAGCGTGCTCAACGTGCAGGAGATGACGGCGCGCGCGCTGCTCGTCGACCGCGAGGCCCTCGCCGCCGCGCAGGCCGCGGGCGACGTGCTCGCTGCGAACGGCATCCTCATGGACGCCTTCTACACGGATGTGCGGCCCGGCCTGGCCGCGTACCGCGAGGCGAAGGGCCTCGCGGGCGACCCCATGGCCGCGTACGCGGCGTCGGGCTACGCGCAGAGCATCATCGACGGTCGCCAGGGCGGCGCGCAGGCGGGTTGGGGGGCCTGA
- a CDS encoding alpha-hydroxy acid oxidase has product MVKRQFPRPVEILDLMKFKKPELDGKKRRLNQALTIYDLRDIAKRRTPKAAFDYTDGAAEGELSLARARQAFEDVEFSPRILRPATDVDTSSTILGGPSAYPFAIAPTGFTRLMQTEGEIAGAGAAGAAGIPFTLSTLGTTSIEDVKAANPDGRNWFQLYVMRNRDISYGLVERAAAAGFDTLQFTVDTPVAGARLRDKRNGFSIPPQLTVGTIINAIPRPWWWFDFLTTPKLEFASLSTTGGTVGELLDAAMDPTISFDDLDIIREMWPGKIVIKGVQNVEDAKQLAARGVDGIVLSNHGGRQLDRAPIPFHLLPDVVREVGRDVEVGVDTGIMNGADIVASVALGAKFTMIGRAYLYGLMAGGRAGVDRTIAILTSELVRTMKLLGASTLAELEPAHVTQLERLTPRRR; this is encoded by the coding sequence GTGGTCAAGCGCCAGTTCCCCCGTCCGGTCGAGATCCTCGACCTGATGAAGTTCAAGAAGCCCGAGCTCGACGGCAAGAAGCGCCGTCTGAACCAGGCGCTCACGATCTACGACCTGCGCGACATCGCCAAGCGCCGCACGCCGAAGGCCGCGTTCGACTACACCGACGGCGCCGCGGAGGGCGAGCTCTCGCTCGCGCGCGCACGCCAGGCGTTCGAGGACGTCGAGTTCAGCCCCCGCATCCTGCGCCCTGCAACCGACGTCGACACGAGCTCGACGATCCTCGGCGGGCCGTCGGCCTACCCGTTCGCGATCGCGCCCACCGGGTTCACGCGCCTCATGCAGACCGAGGGCGAGATCGCGGGGGCGGGCGCGGCGGGCGCGGCCGGCATCCCGTTCACCCTCTCGACGCTCGGCACGACCTCGATCGAGGACGTCAAGGCGGCGAACCCCGACGGACGCAACTGGTTCCAGCTCTACGTCATGCGCAACCGCGACATCTCGTACGGCCTCGTCGAGCGCGCGGCCGCCGCGGGCTTCGACACTCTGCAATTCACCGTCGACACCCCCGTCGCAGGCGCGCGCCTGCGCGACAAGCGCAACGGCTTCTCGATCCCGCCGCAGCTCACGGTCGGCACGATCATCAACGCGATCCCGCGGCCGTGGTGGTGGTTCGACTTCCTCACGACGCCGAAGCTGGAGTTCGCCTCGCTCTCGACGACGGGCGGCACGGTCGGCGAGCTGCTCGACGCCGCGATGGACCCGACGATCTCCTTCGACGACCTCGACATCATCCGCGAGATGTGGCCGGGCAAGATCGTCATCAAGGGCGTGCAGAACGTCGAGGATGCGAAGCAGCTCGCGGCTCGCGGCGTCGACGGCATCGTGCTCTCGAACCACGGCGGTCGGCAGCTCGACCGCGCGCCCATCCCGTTCCACCTGCTGCCGGATGTCGTGCGCGAGGTGGGCAGGGACGTCGAGGTGGGCGTCGACACCGGCATCATGAACGGCGCCGACATCGTCGCATCGGTCGCGCTCGGCGCGAAGTTCACGATGATCGGCCGCGCCTACCTGTACGGCCTCATGGCGGGCGGCCGGGCGGGCGTCGACCGCACGATCGCGATCCTCACGAGCGAGCTCGTGCGCACGATGAAGCTCCTCGGTGCGTCGACCCTCGCCGAGCTCGAGCCCGCGCACGTCACCCAGCTCGAGCGACTCACCCCGCGCCGCCGCTGA
- a CDS encoding L-rhamnose mutarotase produces the protein MARPTVQRVCFQLQVKPERMAEYVERHRAVWPDMLRAIADAGRRNYSLFLREDGLLIGYYETDDDAASAAALAADPRTAAWEAEAADFFVALPGTRPDQGAPQLREVFHLEDQLAAMS, from the coding sequence ATGGCACGGCCGACGGTGCAGCGGGTGTGCTTCCAGCTGCAGGTGAAGCCCGAGCGGATGGCGGAGTACGTCGAGCGGCACCGCGCCGTGTGGCCCGACATGCTGCGCGCGATCGCGGATGCCGGCCGCCGCAACTACTCCCTCTTCCTGCGGGAGGACGGCCTGCTCATCGGCTACTACGAGACCGACGACGACGCCGCATCCGCCGCCGCGCTCGCCGCGGACCCGCGCACCGCGGCCTGGGAGGCCGAGGCCGCCGACTTCTTCGTCGCGCTGCCCGGCACGCGCCCCGACCAGGGCGCCCCGCAGCTGCGCGAGGTCTTCCACCTCGAGGACCAGCTCGCCGCCATGTCCTAG
- a CDS encoding helix-turn-helix domain-containing protein, with product MPDLSTLGQRMRHFRTAADLTLGELGEAVGVSASQLSLMENGKREPRLSLLSAIAAHLGIPVSELLDDAPPSARAALEIELERAQSGALYAELGLPTVRPGRSMPDDVLEALVGLHRELHRRSREKIATPEEARRANTELRARMREADNHIPEIEELAEGVMRDVGYDGGAVTHRQVALAAQRLGFELVHVHDLPHSARSVTDLENGRIYLPPASIPGGHGLRSMALQAIAHRLLEHEPPRDYAEFLQQRLEINYFAAACLMPRSHAVRHLAQAKQDRDIAIEDFRDAFGVTHEAAALRFTNLATAHLDMRVHFLRVADDGSVAKAYENDGLRLPKDVTGGVEGQIVCRYWAARTAFARTNRTTEFYQYTDTPEGTFFESAQTGTSATDEFSITIGVPFTESKWFRGREATRREQSRCPDASCCKRPPSELASRWAGKAWTSAKVHAHIFSPLPSGTYPGVDDRELYEFLEAHRVGD from the coding sequence ATGCCGGATCTCTCGACCCTCGGCCAGCGGATGCGGCACTTCCGCACCGCGGCGGACCTCACCCTCGGCGAGCTCGGCGAGGCGGTGGGCGTCTCCGCGAGCCAGCTCTCCCTCATGGAGAACGGCAAGCGCGAGCCGCGCCTCTCGCTTCTGTCGGCGATCGCGGCGCACCTCGGCATCCCCGTCTCCGAGCTGCTCGACGACGCGCCCCCGTCGGCCCGCGCCGCGCTCGAGATCGAGCTCGAGCGCGCGCAGTCGGGCGCCCTGTACGCCGAGCTGGGGCTGCCGACCGTGCGGCCGGGCCGCTCGATGCCCGACGACGTGCTCGAGGCGCTCGTCGGCCTGCACCGCGAGCTGCACCGCCGCTCACGCGAGAAGATCGCGACGCCCGAGGAGGCGCGGCGCGCCAACACCGAGCTGCGCGCCCGCATGCGCGAGGCCGACAACCACATCCCCGAGATCGAGGAGCTCGCCGAGGGCGTCATGCGCGACGTCGGCTACGACGGAGGAGCCGTCACGCACCGGCAGGTCGCGCTCGCGGCGCAGCGCCTCGGCTTCGAGCTCGTGCACGTGCACGACCTGCCGCACTCGGCCCGCTCGGTGACCGACCTCGAGAACGGGCGCATCTACCTTCCGCCCGCGTCCATCCCCGGTGGCCACGGTCTCCGCTCGATGGCGCTGCAGGCGATCGCCCACCGCCTGCTGGAGCACGAGCCGCCGCGCGACTACGCCGAGTTCCTGCAGCAGCGGCTCGAGATCAACTACTTCGCGGCCGCGTGCCTCATGCCGCGCTCGCACGCCGTGCGGCACCTCGCGCAGGCGAAGCAGGATCGCGACATCGCGATCGAGGACTTCCGCGACGCGTTCGGCGTGACCCACGAGGCCGCCGCCCTGCGGTTCACGAACCTCGCGACGGCGCACCTCGACATGCGCGTGCACTTCCTGCGGGTGGCCGACGACGGCTCGGTCGCGAAGGCCTACGAAAACGACGGCCTGCGGCTGCCGAAGGATGTCACGGGCGGCGTCGAGGGGCAGATCGTGTGCCGCTACTGGGCGGCCCGCACGGCGTTCGCGCGCACCAACCGCACGACCGAGTTCTACCAGTACACCGACACCCCCGAGGGCACCTTCTTCGAGTCCGCGCAGACGGGCACGAGCGCGACCGACGAGTTCTCGATCACGATCGGGGTGCCGTTCACCGAGTCGAAGTGGTTCCGCGGGCGCGAGGCGACGCGGCGCGAGCAGTCGCGCTGCCCGGATGCGAGCTGCTGCAAGCGTCCGCCGAGCGAGCTCGCGTCGCGCTGGGCGGGCAAGGCGTGGACGAGCGCGAAGGTGCACGCCCACATCTTCAGCCCGCTGCCGTCGGGCACCTACCCGGGCGTCGACGACCGCGAGCTGTACGAGTTCCTCGAGGCGCACCGCGTGGGGGATTGA
- the glpX gene encoding class II fructose-bisphosphatase: MSFVLGTAVPDRNLALELVRATEAAAIRASAFVGHGDKNAADKAAVDAMRAFLGTVAFRGTVVIGEGEKDKAPMLFNGEVVGTGDGPECDIAVDPIDGTSLTAAGRPNAISMIAASDRGTMLDASSVFYMDKIVTGPAGVGIVDIRRPIGDNLRALAKASGKRVGDLAVGVLDRPRHEGLVADIRAAGAGVRLLLDGDVGGGIAAASLDGDLDMCVGIGGSPEGVATACAVKALGGLIQGRLVAGDDAERERGEAAGLLFDHVYEADDLVRGDNTFFVATGVTDGALLEGVRKLGPVIRTESIVVRGASGTVRRITADYRAARWE; encoded by the coding sequence GTGAGCTTCGTCCTCGGTACCGCGGTACCCGATCGCAACCTCGCCCTCGAGCTCGTGCGCGCGACCGAGGCGGCCGCAATCCGCGCATCCGCCTTCGTCGGGCACGGCGACAAGAACGCGGCCGACAAGGCCGCCGTGGATGCCATGCGCGCCTTCCTCGGCACGGTCGCGTTCCGTGGCACCGTTGTGATCGGCGAGGGGGAGAAGGACAAGGCCCCCATGCTGTTCAACGGCGAGGTCGTCGGCACGGGCGACGGGCCCGAGTGCGACATCGCTGTCGACCCGATCGACGGCACCTCGCTCACGGCGGCCGGCCGGCCGAACGCGATCTCGATGATCGCGGCGTCCGACCGCGGCACGATGCTCGACGCGTCGAGCGTGTTCTACATGGACAAGATCGTGACGGGGCCAGCGGGAGTCGGCATCGTCGACATCCGCCGCCCCATCGGAGACAACCTGCGCGCCCTCGCGAAGGCGTCGGGCAAGCGCGTCGGGGACCTCGCGGTCGGCGTGCTCGACCGCCCGCGCCACGAGGGGCTCGTGGCCGACATCCGCGCGGCGGGGGCGGGCGTGCGCCTGCTGCTCGACGGCGACGTCGGCGGCGGCATCGCGGCCGCCTCGCTCGACGGCGACCTCGACATGTGCGTCGGCATCGGCGGCAGCCCCGAGGGCGTCGCGACGGCGTGCGCCGTGAAGGCGCTCGGCGGGCTCATCCAGGGGCGGCTCGTGGCGGGCGACGACGCGGAGCGCGAGCGCGGCGAGGCCGCGGGCCTGCTGTTCGATCACGTCTACGAGGCCGACGACCTCGTGCGCGGCGACAACACCTTCTTCGTGGCGACGGGCGTCACCGACGGCGCGCTGCTCGAGGGTGTGCGCAAGCTGGGGCCCGTCATCCGCACCGAGTCGATCGTCGTGCGCGGAGCATCCGGCACCGTGCGCCGCATCACGGCCGACTACCGAGCCGCCCGCTGGGAGTAA
- a CDS encoding GntR family transcriptional regulator, whose translation MRATDAAGAGATGAVRPDAVVASLRTAILAGTVEPGSAVTEALVSETFGVARPTARIAIDRLVSDGILEREPHHAARVKRLGRDDIADLFAARAAVESAAVELLAGTARVPADASAAHERLLGLEADASYWAIDLAFHRALVQGAPSTRLPRLHDQLMGEIEFALAQVDAHRLRSTREVAAEHGRILDAVAAGDAALAEHLTRSHILASRDRLLAHFDMQHGR comes from the coding sequence ATGCGAGCGACGGATGCGGCAGGCGCGGGCGCCACGGGTGCCGTGCGCCCGGATGCCGTGGTCGCCTCGCTCCGCACCGCGATCCTCGCGGGCACGGTCGAGCCCGGCAGCGCCGTGACCGAGGCGCTCGTGTCGGAGACCTTCGGCGTCGCCCGGCCCACCGCGCGCATCGCGATCGACCGGCTCGTCTCCGACGGCATCCTCGAGCGCGAACCGCACCACGCGGCGCGTGTGAAGCGGCTCGGCCGCGACGACATCGCCGACCTGTTCGCGGCCCGCGCGGCCGTCGAGTCGGCCGCCGTCGAGCTGCTCGCGGGCACCGCGCGCGTGCCGGCCGACGCATCCGCCGCCCACGAGCGGCTGCTCGGACTCGAGGCCGACGCCTCATACTGGGCGATCGACCTCGCGTTCCACCGCGCCCTCGTGCAGGGCGCGCCCTCGACGCGGCTGCCGCGGCTGCACGATCAGCTCATGGGTGAGATCGAGTTCGCGCTCGCCCAGGTCGACGCGCACCGCCTGCGCTCGACGCGCGAGGTCGCCGCCGAGCACGGGCGCATCCTCGACGCCGTCGCCGCGGGCGACGCGGCGCTCGCCGAGCACCTCACCCGCAGCCACATCCTCGCGTCGCGCGACCGCCTGCTCGCGCACTTCGACATGCAACACGGAAGGTGA
- a CDS encoding LacI family DNA-binding transcriptional regulator, with the protein MAVSIRDVAERAGVSVGTVSNVLNRPDRVSDAVVGRVHDAIRELGYVRNDAARQLRAGRSSSVGLVVLDARNPFFTDIARGAEDEAAEHGVAVLLGDSDEKPEREAAYLDLFEEQRVRGVLVSPLGDIRERLERLRALGTPVVLVDRMAEDDVLSSVSVDDHAGGRTAVAHLLEQGRRRIAFVAGPLAIRQVADRLAGAREAVDAVPDASLEVLEGTALSVLEGRRMGEQLVARPASERPDAVFAANDLLAVGLLQALVMRGEVRVPEDVAIVGFDDIDFAAATVVPLSSIRQPSRLIGQTALRILLEEADDPTLAPRQVVFQPELVVRESSAF; encoded by the coding sequence ATGGCGGTCTCGATCCGCGACGTGGCCGAGCGCGCCGGCGTCTCCGTCGGAACCGTCTCGAACGTTCTCAACCGCCCCGACCGGGTCTCGGATGCCGTGGTCGGCCGCGTGCACGATGCCATCCGCGAGCTCGGCTACGTGCGCAACGACGCCGCCCGCCAGCTGCGCGCCGGACGCTCGAGTTCCGTCGGGCTCGTCGTGCTCGACGCGCGCAACCCCTTCTTCACCGACATCGCCCGCGGCGCCGAGGACGAGGCGGCCGAGCACGGCGTCGCCGTGCTGCTCGGCGACAGCGACGAGAAGCCCGAGCGCGAGGCCGCCTACCTCGATCTCTTCGAGGAGCAGCGCGTGCGCGGCGTGCTCGTCTCGCCCCTCGGCGACATCCGCGAGCGCCTCGAGCGACTGCGCGCGCTCGGCACACCCGTCGTGCTCGTCGACCGCATGGCGGAGGACGACGTGCTCAGCTCGGTCTCCGTCGACGACCACGCGGGCGGCCGCACGGCCGTCGCCCACCTGCTCGAGCAGGGCCGCCGCCGCATCGCCTTCGTCGCGGGCCCGCTCGCCATCCGCCAGGTCGCCGACCGTCTCGCCGGTGCGCGCGAGGCCGTCGACGCGGTGCCGGATGCGTCCCTCGAGGTGCTCGAGGGAACGGCGCTCTCGGTGCTCGAGGGCCGGCGGATGGGGGAGCAGCTCGTCGCGCGCCCCGCATCCGAGCGCCCCGACGCCGTCTTCGCCGCCAACGACCTGCTCGCCGTCGGCCTCCTGCAGGCGCTCGTCATGCGCGGCGAGGTGCGCGTGCCCGAGGACGTCGCGATCGTCGGCTTCGACGACATCGACTTCGCCGCCGCGACCGTCGTTCCGCTCAGCTCCATCCGCCAGCCGAGCCGCCTCATCGGCCAGACCGCGCTGCGCATCCTGCTCGAGGAGGCCGACGACCCGACGCTCGCGCCGCGCCAGGTCGTGTTCCAGCCCGAGCTCGTCGTGCGGGAGTCGAGCGCGTTCTGA
- a CDS encoding MarR family winged helix-turn-helix transcriptional regulator produces the protein MADSPDVLALENQVCFALAVASRSVNAIYRPLLEPLGLTHPQYLVMLALWQRSPRSVRELGDELQLDPATLSPLLKRLEALGYVARRRSVDDERVLEISTTDAGAALRAQAETIPPRVVERLGMSLPELESLRAALHQVIAAAR, from the coding sequence ATGGCCGACTCCCCCGACGTGCTGGCTCTCGAGAACCAGGTGTGCTTCGCGCTCGCCGTCGCCTCGCGCAGCGTCAACGCGATCTACCGGCCGCTCCTCGAGCCGCTCGGGCTCACGCATCCGCAGTACCTCGTGATGCTCGCCCTGTGGCAGCGCAGCCCACGCTCGGTGCGCGAGCTCGGCGACGAGCTGCAGCTCGACCCCGCGACCCTCTCCCCGCTGCTCAAGCGCCTCGAGGCGCTCGGCTACGTGGCCCGGCGGCGCAGCGTCGACGACGAGCGCGTGCTCGAGATCTCGACGACGGATGCGGGGGCCGCCCTGCGCGCGCAGGCCGAGACGATCCCGCCCCGCGTCGTCGAGCGCCTCGGCATGAGCCTCCCCGAGCTCGAGTCCCTCCGCGCCGCCCTCCACCAGGTGATCGCCGCCGCCCGCTGA